The following are encoded in a window of Sulfitobacter sp. S190 genomic DNA:
- the hemH gene encoding ferrochelatase, with protein MTEARPIHADPDHPPVKKPKIGVLLGNLGTPDNYDYWSMRRYLGEFLSDRRVIDYSPWLWQPLLQLIILTKRPFTSGAAYKSIWNEEEGESPLMTITKAQTAKVAAEMEKTYGGEVMVDFCMRYGNPSTPSKVRKLVEAGCQKILFFPLYPHYAGATSATACDKFFDALGKEKWQPAARTVQPYFDRPDYIDALAKSIEAKYAELETRPDILVCSYHGVPKRYLMEGDPYHCQCQKTTRLLKERLGWDDTEITTTFQSKFGPEEWLKPYTVEEVARLAEEDGKKNIAVCAPAFSADCIETLEEINEEIFESFEEAGGEHFTYIPCLNDDDAHIEALSNVIKENLMGWV; from the coding sequence ATGACCGAAGCTCGCCCCATCCACGCTGATCCCGACCACCCACCGGTGAAAAAACCCAAGATCGGAGTTTTGCTGGGCAACCTTGGTACGCCCGACAACTACGACTACTGGTCGATGCGGCGCTATCTGGGCGAGTTTCTCTCCGACAGACGCGTGATCGACTACAGCCCGTGGCTCTGGCAGCCGTTGCTGCAGCTGATCATTCTGACCAAACGTCCCTTCACCTCGGGTGCAGCATATAAGTCGATCTGGAACGAGGAAGAAGGCGAGAGCCCTTTGATGACGATCACCAAGGCACAAACCGCCAAGGTCGCGGCCGAGATGGAAAAGACCTACGGCGGCGAGGTCATGGTCGATTTCTGCATGCGCTACGGCAATCCGTCGACGCCCAGCAAAGTGCGCAAGCTGGTGGAGGCGGGGTGCCAGAAGATCCTGTTTTTCCCGCTCTATCCCCATTACGCCGGTGCAACGTCAGCCACGGCCTGCGACAAATTTTTCGACGCTTTGGGGAAAGAAAAGTGGCAACCGGCGGCCCGCACCGTACAGCCATATTTCGACCGCCCCGATTATATCGACGCGCTGGCCAAATCGATCGAGGCAAAATACGCGGAGCTTGAAACGCGGCCCGATATCCTCGTGTGTTCCTATCATGGCGTGCCGAAACGCTATCTGATGGAGGGTGATCCCTATCATTGCCAGTGTCAGAAAACAACGCGGCTGCTGAAAGAGCGGCTGGGCTGGGACGACACCGAAATCACCACGACCTTCCAGTCCAAATTCGGCCCCGAAGAATGGCTCAAGCCCTATACGGTCGAAGAGGTCGCGCGGCTTGCGGAGGAAGACGGAAAGAAAAACATCGCCGTCTGTGCGCCTGCATTTTCGGCCGATTGCATCGAGACACTTGAAGAAATCAACGAAGAGATTTTCGAGAGCTTTGAAGAGGCCGGTGGCGAACACTTCACCTATATCCCCTGCCTCAACGACGACGATGCCCACATCGAGGCGCTGTCGAATGTCATCAAGGAAAATCTGATGGGGTGGGTCTGA
- a CDS encoding SAM-dependent methyltransferase, translated as MTNEITDTRALALHRARATQSGLFLHELAADEVQDRLQMVNRTFTSKAVVTGFEAFWSGQFPEAQVLRDTDTLDLEPGAHDLVLHMLGLHWSNDPVGQLIQCRRALRADGLFIAASLGGDTLQELRRCLAEAEVAVTGGLSPRIAPMPELRDLGGLLQRAGFALPVADTAVMTVEYRDIWHLMHDLRAMGETNALSTRLRTPTRRAVFDRAQALYAKHFSAPSGRIAASFELQVLTGWAPDASQPKPLRPGSAQQRLADALATPERPLPD; from the coding sequence ATGACCAATGAGATTACCGACACCCGCGCGCTGGCGCTGCACCGCGCCCGCGCCACGCAAAGCGGTTTGTTCCTGCACGAGCTTGCCGCGGACGAAGTGCAGGATCGTCTGCAGATGGTTAACAGGACGTTTACGTCCAAGGCGGTGGTGACGGGTTTCGAAGCCTTCTGGTCCGGGCAATTCCCGGAGGCGCAGGTTTTGCGGGACACCGACACGCTGGATCTGGAACCCGGCGCACACGACCTTGTGCTGCATATGTTGGGTCTGCACTGGTCCAATGACCCTGTCGGCCAATTGATCCAATGCAGACGTGCGCTCAGGGCGGATGGTCTGTTCATCGCGGCGAGCCTTGGCGGCGACACCTTGCAGGAATTGCGCCGGTGTCTGGCAGAAGCCGAGGTCGCCGTAACCGGCGGATTGTCTCCGCGTATTGCGCCCATGCCCGAACTGCGTGATCTGGGCGGATTGCTGCAGCGGGCGGGTTTTGCGCTGCCGGTGGCGGATACGGCGGTGATGACTGTCGAATACCGCGACATCTGGCATCTGATGCATGACCTGCGGGCCATGGGCGAAACCAATGCCCTGAGCACGCGGCTGCGCACGCCGACCCGCCGCGCGGTATTCGACCGGGCGCAGGCGCTTTACGCAAAACACTTCTCCGCGCCCTCGGGCAGAATCGCCGCCAGCTTTGAACTGCAGGTGCTCACGGGCTGGGCGCCGGACGCCTCGCAACCCAAACCGCTGCGCCCCGGCTCCGCGCAACAGCGGCTCGCGGATGCCCTTGCGACACCAGAGCGCCCCCTGCCGGATTGA
- a CDS encoding ComF family protein: MALGGLQTALSLIYPPRCLTCGDMVESDFGLCGGCWRDTAFVGGLVCDACGVPLQAGGQTGIQHCDTCLGSAPPWTRGRAAMIYRDTGRKMVLALKHGDRHEIARPAAKWMAHAAADILTLDTLIAPIPLHWTRLVKRRFNQSALLSKELSRISGLPWCPDLLERHRKTVSLEGLNWTERHETVQNAMRVHRKRRHRLIGRPVLLVDDVMTTGATLGAATRACLAAGSGPVCVLTLARVTKDT; encoded by the coding sequence GTGGCACTGGGAGGACTTCAAACGGCGCTGTCGCTGATCTATCCGCCGCGCTGCCTGACGTGTGGCGACATGGTCGAAAGCGATTTCGGGCTCTGTGGCGGCTGCTGGCGCGATACCGCCTTTGTCGGCGGGCTGGTCTGTGACGCGTGCGGTGTGCCGCTTCAGGCCGGCGGGCAAACGGGCATCCAACACTGCGACACCTGCCTGGGGTCTGCTCCTCCTTGGACACGCGGACGCGCCGCCATGATCTACCGCGATACAGGTCGCAAAATGGTCTTGGCGCTCAAGCATGGCGATCGTCACGAAATCGCACGGCCCGCTGCGAAATGGATGGCGCACGCCGCGGCGGATATTCTGACCCTGGATACGCTTATCGCGCCGATCCCGTTGCACTGGACGCGTCTGGTGAAACGGCGGTTCAACCAATCGGCGCTGCTGTCAAAGGAGCTTTCGCGTATTTCGGGCCTGCCGTGGTGCCCGGATCTGCTGGAGCGGCATCGCAAGACGGTATCGCTCGAGGGGCTGAACTGGACCGAACGTCACGAAACGGTACAGAACGCCATGCGGGTCCACCGCAAACGCCGCCACAGATTGATCGGGCGACCGGTGCTTTTGGTCGATGACGTGATGACCACGGGGGCGACGCTGGGCGCCGCGACACGCGCCTGTCTTGCCGCCGGGTCGGGGCCGGTATGCGTACTGACCCTAGCAAGAGTGACCAAAGACACCTAA
- the grxC gene encoding glutaredoxin 3 gives MKPVEIYTSPLCGFCHAAKRLLNQKGVNFAEVDVLANPDRKPEMIQRANGGRTVPQIFVGETHVGGCDDLFALEKAGKLDALLAA, from the coding sequence ATGAAACCCGTCGAAATCTACACCTCGCCGCTGTGCGGCTTTTGCCACGCGGCCAAACGCCTGTTGAACCAGAAGGGCGTCAACTTTGCCGAAGTGGACGTGCTCGCCAATCCTGACCGCAAACCGGAGATGATCCAGCGGGCGAACGGCGGTCGAACCGTTCCGCAGATTTTCGTGGGCGAGACCCATGTGGGCGGTTGCGATGACCTTTTTGCGCTGGAAAAAGCGGGCAAGCTTGACGCGCTGTTGGCCGCATGA